A single Phoenix dactylifera cultivar Barhee BC4 unplaced genomic scaffold, palm_55x_up_171113_PBpolish2nd_filt_p 001032F, whole genome shotgun sequence DNA region contains:
- the LOC103697533 gene encoding uncharacterized protein LOC103697533 → MSSLEAQVLGPEMGPEEDESPNSDLGDIGIECSDEAMDGPETPTGKDGEMIESYDRRELIVNEGDRNAEPFVGMEFDGEEAARAYYNAYACRVGFRVRVSRCHRSMRDGSIICRRFVCSKEGFYIQKGQARSKRQRIVTRVGCMAMLVVKRQSSGSWLVTKFVKEHNHEPVAPRQVALKPRMLMEVKKVEVCLDEKENPVERGLVVATLPQGTSDLEPYEGMQFQSEEAARTFYYAYAEDMGFTVRISKCRRARDGSIICRRFVCSKEGYYVRKYGRTKRSRALTRVGCLARLVVKKLDSGIWVVANFEREHNHPPFVVGNELSYQPPKPTRRINCGARASLPVPSAAMLNIMQDSQSSVNLRFNRLHQEGIRFAEEGATSVEIFNVAMFALREATQKVIAAKDTDMLPQLGNLVSGGNTDRLSWTNDSVNQITMGNQQCSKEVRQVAASNGPKLMQQPLNVVLIAPGLPNESGQAPSATNFPNGQAVLGGLENQQLNMTIPVSVQKQLSPTAHRLDGNASPGTSMSVGRKRRCSTSVDGMDSFITVRDVGERDSKQDGAANQPQGWNILGMAQADSHCGNGGMSTSMALSDAQVAALQAVAEAFNVPTMGATSSFALPIKVLPLSDKLSEGNKGYLLPYCSPSQSLEVLSHQYEETPKLLVQIH, encoded by the exons ATGTCTTCCTTGGAAGCTCAGGTGTTGGGTCCCGAGATGGGTCCGGAGGAGGACGAATCTCCTAACTCGGATTTGGGGGACATCGGGATAGAGTGCTCGGATGAAGCCATGGATGGCCCCGAGACCCCCACTGGGAAGGATGGAGAGATGATAGAGAGTTATGATAGGAGGGAGCTGATTGTGAATGAGGGGGACCGAAATGCAGAGCCCTTTGTGGGCATGGAGTTTGACGGTGAAGAGGCTGCCAGGGCATACTATAACGCCTACGCCTGTCGTGTGGGCTTCCGGGTCCGTGTTAGCAGGTGCCACCGCTCGATGCGCGATGGGAGCATCATATGCCGCCGGTTTGTCTGTTCCAAGGAGGGCTTCTATATCCAGAAGGGTCAGGCCAGGAGCAAGAGGCAGCGGATAGTCACGAGGGTGGGTTGCATGGCAATGCTTGTGGTAAAGAGGCAGAGTTCTGGCAGTTGGCTTGTAACAAAGTTTGTTAAGGAACACAACCATGAGCCAGTGGCTCCAAGGCAAGTGGCCCTCAAGCCCCGTATGCTCATGGAAGTAAAGAAGGTCGAGGTTTGTCTTGACGAGAAGGAGAATCCTGTCGAGAGAGGACTGGTTGTGGCGACACTTCCTCAGGGAACTTCTGATCTTGAACCGTATGAGGGTATGCAGTTCCAGTCTGAAGAAGCCGCCCGGACATTTTATTATGCATATGCAGAGGATATGGGTTTTACTGTTCGTATCAGCAAGTGCCGACGTGCACGAGATGGATCAATTATTTGCAGGCGATTTGTGTGTTCCAAGGAGGGTTATTATGTGAGAAAATATGGAAGAACTAAGCGATCTCGAGCTTTAACGAGAGTAGGTTGTTTAGCCAGGCTCGTTGTGAAGAAACTAGATTCTGGTATATGGGTTGTTGCAAATTTCGAGAGGGAACACAACCATCCTCCATTTGTTGTAGGGAATGAGCTGAGCTATCAGCCACCAAAGCCTACAAGACGCATTAACTGTGGTGCCCGTGCATCACTACCAGTTCCAAGTGCTGCTATGCTGAATATAATGCAAGATAGTCAGAGTTCTGTGAACTTGCGATTTAACAGGCTGCATCAAGAAGGGATTAGGTTTGCAGAGGAGGGAGCAACATCAGTGGAAATTTTTAATGTGGCTATGTTTGCTCTGCGGGAGGCTACTCAAAAGGTTATAGCTGCAAAAGATACTGATATGTTGCCACAGCTTGGTAATTTGGTCAGTGGAGGCAATACCGATCGTCTTAGCTGGACAAATGATTCTGTCAATCAGATAACCATGGGCAATCAACAGTGCTCAAAAGAAGTTAGGCAGGTAGCTGCTTCTAATGGTCCTAAGCTTATGCAGCAGCCCTTGAACGTTGTGCTTATTGCCCCTGGTTTGCCTAATGAATCTGGTCAAGCTCCTTCAGCAACTAACTTCCCTAATGGTCAAGCAGTACTGGGAGGGCTAGAAAACCAACAGCTAAATATGACAATTCCTGTTTCTGTCCAGAAGCAGCTGTCTCCTACTGCACATAGATTGGATGGAAATGCATCACCAGGAACAAGTATGTCTGTAGGAAGGAAAAGAAGGTGTAGTACATCAGTGGATGGTATGGATAGTTTCATTACTGTTCGGGATGTAGGAGAAAGGGATTCCAAACAAGATGGAGCTGCAAACCAACCTCag GGATGGAACATCCTTGGAATGGCCCAAGCAGATTCACATTGTGGGAATGGTGGCATGTCAACCAGTATGGCACTTTCAGATGCGCAGGTGGCAGCACTTCAGGCTGTTGCTGAAGCTTTTAATGTTCCAACAATGGGAGCCACCTCTTCATTTG CTCTTCCAATCAAAGTACTGCCATTGTCTGATAAGCTTTCAGAAGGGAACAAAGGATACTTGTTGCCTTATTGCTCCCCCAGTCAATCTTTGGAAGTATTATCTCACCAATACGAAGAAACTCCAAAACTCCTGGTCCAAATCCATTAG